From the Myripristis murdjan chromosome 14, fMyrMur1.1, whole genome shotgun sequence genome, one window contains:
- the cldn15b gene encoding claudin-15b yields the protein MNAIVEAFAVFLGFLGWLMVGVALPNRYWKVSTVDGNVITTSTIYENLWMSCATDSTGVHNCRDFPSLLALNGYIQASRALMIAAIVFGTFGLVATLAGMQCSKIGGENYILKGRIAAIGGVFFLLQGLCTMIAVSWYAANITQEFFDEFYPGTKYEIGEGLYIGWSSAVLAICGGSCLLCACKLQSSKDKIPYSYKPPTRRTVPSAMTMSQSAASQYGRNAYV from the exons atgaatgccATAGTGGAAGCTTTTGCCGTATTCCTGGGCTTCTTGGGCTGGCTGATGGTCGGAGTTGCCCTTCCAAATCGATATTGGAAAGTCTCAACAGTGGATGGGAATGTTATCACCACATCAACTATCTATGAAAACCTATGGATGTCCTGCGCAACTGACTCCACAGGGGTTCACAACTGCCGTGACTTCCCATCTTTGCTTGCTCTTAATG GGTACATTCAGGCCTCCAGAGCGCTGATGATTGCTGCCATTGTGTTTGGGACATTCGGGCTTGTGGCGACTCTTGCAGGAATGCAGTGCTCCAAAATTGGAGGGGAAAACTACATCCTGAAGGGGAGGATTGCTGCAATTGGAGGGGTTTTCTTTTTACTACAGG GACTGTGTACCATGATTGCTGTGTCTTGGTATGCAGCCAACATCACACAGGAGTTCTTTGATGAATTCTATCCAGGGACAAA GTATGAGATTGGAGAGGGCTTGTATATCGGCTGGTCTTCAGCTGTACTTGCCATTTGTGGAGGTTCATGCCTGCTGTGTGCCTGCAAACTGCAAAGCTCTAAGGACAAAAT ACCTTACTCATACAAGCCACCAACCAGAAGAACTGTGCCGTCCGCTATGACCATGTCTCAATCTGCTGCGAGCCAGTATGGAAGAAACGCATACGTCTAA
- the LOC115371413 gene encoding diamine acetyltransferase 2-like yields the protein MNFKIRAAIKDDCKDISRMIMELAVYEKMSDQVKISHKELERDGFSSNPFFQCLVAEVPEENKSKEGHTVVGYALYFYTYSTWKGPSVYMEDLYVMPDFRGQGIGKSLMSQVAQVGKEKQCVRLQLAVLDWNTPSLDFYVSKGAQDLTASEGWHFLRFDGEALDELANEAPKD from the exons ATGAACTTCAAAATACGAGCTGCCATAAAAGATGACTGCAAGGATATTTCAAGAATGATAATG GAGTTGGCTGTATATGAAAAAATGTCTGATCAGGTGAAGATATCTCACAAAG AACTGGAGCGTGATGGCTTCTCCTCAAATCCCTTCTTTCAGTGCCTGGTTGCAGAAGTGCCTGAGGAAAATAAATCGAAAGAGG GACATACAGTTGTTGGGTACGCCCTTTACTTTTACACTTACAGTACATGGAAGGGGCCGTCAGTCTACATGGAAGATCTGTACGTGATGCCCGACTTCAGAG GACAAGGCATTGGCAAGAGTTTAATGAGCCAAGTGGCTCAG gtGGGGAAAGAGAAgcagtgtgtgaggctgcagtTGGCGGTACTGGACTGGAATACTCCCTCTCTCGATTTCTATGTTTCAAAGGGAGCTCAGGACCTTACTGCGAGTGAAGGGTGGCACTTCCTTCGTTTTGACGGAGAAGCACTGGATGAATTAGCAAATGAAGCTCCTAAAGATTAG